The Leptodactylus fuscus isolate aLepFus1 chromosome 3, aLepFus1.hap2, whole genome shotgun sequence genome has a segment encoding these proteins:
- the AP2M1 gene encoding AP-2 complex subunit mu: MIGGLFIYNHKGEVLISRVYRDDIGRNAVDAFRVNVIHARQQVRSPVTNIARTSFFHVKRSNIWLAAVTKQNVNAAMVFEFLYKMCDVMTAYFGKISEENIKNNFVLIYELLDEILDFGYPQNSETGALKTFITQQGIKSQTKEEQSQITSQVTGQIGWRREGIKYRRNELFLDVLESVNLLMSPQGQVLSAHVSGRVVMKSYLSGMPECKFGMNDKIVIEKQGKGTADETGKTGKQSIAIDDCTFHQCVRLSKFDSERSISFIPPDGEFELMRYRTTKDIILPFRVIPLVREVGRTKLEVKVVIKSNFKPSLLAQKIEVRIPTPLNTSGVQVICMKGKAKYKASENAIVWKIKRMAGMKESQISAEIELLPTNDKKKWARPPISMNFEVPFAPSGLKVRYLKVFEPKLNYSDHDVIKWVRYIGRSGIYETRC; this comes from the exons ATGATCGGAGGGCTGTTCATTTATAACCACAAGGGAGAGGTCCTCATCTCCCGGGTGTATAGAGATGACATTGG GAGGAACGCTGTGGACGCTTTCCGTGTCAATGTCATCCATGCCCGGCAGCAGGTGCGCTCTCCTGTCACCAACATTGCTCGTACCAGCTTCTTTCATGTAAAACGCTCAAACATCTGGCTGGCAGCAGTCACCAAGCAAAATGTCAATGCCGCTATGGTATTTGAGTTCCTTTATAAGATGTGTGACGTCATGACTGCCTACTTTGGGAAGATCAGTGAAGAAAACATCAAAAACAACTTTGTGCTGATCTATGAACTGCTTGATG AAATCCTGGATTTTGGCTACCCACAAAACTCTGAAACTGGAGCACTGAAAACCTTCATTACCCAGCAAGGGATTAAAAGCCAG ACAAAGGAGGAGCAGTCTCAGATCACCAGCCAGGTGACAGGTCAGATTGGCTGGCGACGTGAAGGGATCAAATATCGTCGTAATGAGCTGTTCTTGGATGTTTTAGAGAGTGTTAACCTGCTAATGTCTCCTCAAG GGCAGGTCCTTAGCGCTCACGTGTCTGGACGGGTGGTAATGAAGAGCTATTTGAGCGGCATGCCAGAATGCAAGTTTGGAATGAATGACAAGATTGTAATTGAGAAGCAAGGCAAAGGAACAGCTGATGAGACGGGCAAAAC gGGGAAACAATCCATTGCTATTGATGACTGTACATTCCATCAGTGCGTTCGGCTCAGCAAGTTTGATTCCGAGCGCAGCATCAGCTTTATTCCACCCGATGGAGAGTTTGAACTCATGAG ATATCGAACCACAAAGGACATAATCCTTCCGTTCCGTGTCATCCCACTGGTTCGTGAGGTGGGGCGTACTAAACTGGAAGTTAAGGTGGTCATCAAATCCAACTTCAAGCCTTCATTGCTCGCTCAGAAAATTGAG GTGCGAATACCCACACCACTGAACACAAGCGGAGTGCAAGTCATTTGTATGAAGGGGAAAGCGAAGTACAAAGCCAGTGAAAATGCCATTGTCTGGAA GATTAAACGCATGGCTGGAATGAAGGAATCGCAGATTAGTGCTGAGATTGAGCTCTTGCCAACCAATGACAAGAAGAAATGGGCTCGCCCTCCTATTTCCATGAACTTTGAG GTCCCTTTTGCTCCGTCCGGCCTTAAAGTTCGTTACCTGAAAGTGTTTGAACCTAAGCTGAACTACAGCGACCATGATGTGATAAAATGGGTGCGATACATTGGCCGCAGTGGAATCTATGAGACACGTTGTTAG